The genomic window TCTCAAGTGAACATCTCCCTGATGTTATTGTTTCAGATATTAATATGCCAAAAGTAAATGGTATAGAGATGGCCAAGAAACTTGCAGAGAGAGGAATCGCAATTCCAATTGTATATGTATCTGCTTATGTAACACTTGATATTGTTCTATCAGGTCTTAAGAGTAGAATGTGCTACTTCATTGAGAAACCATATGACGAAAAGGTTTTAATTTCTATTGTTACCTCTCTTGCCGATAATTCTAAATTAAAAAAATCGTTAATGAAAACATGTGATCGTATTATGTTCATGTTCTCAAATCATGAAAACTTCTTATTAGAGTCTGGTCATGAGAAAGAAGCAAGTGCACTAAGATATGAGATTGAAAATTTACTTGATCTAAAAAAGTCTATTACAAAATAGAGGATACCAATGAAAGAATTTGAAATTATTTGCATTGATGATGAAAAAGAGATTCTCGATATTTATGAGCTAGAGCTTGCTAAGTGTGGCTGTACCATTAAGTCATTTGTAAAGCCTGATCTTGCTTATGAATACATTATTGAAAATGCGAAGAAAATTGTTCTTATCGTAAGTGACTATAAAATGCCTGAGATGACAGGGCTTGAACTGCGTAAAATGTTAAATGCAAATGACGTCATGATTCCTTTTTTGATGGTGACTGGTTTCTATAGTAAAGAAATGGCCCTGGAGGGGATGGAACTTAAGATATCAAAGTTTATTAATAAGCCCTTTCGCTCCGACGAACTAAGTGCTGTTGCCTCAGCAGAGCTTGATCAATATCTACGAGTTCTTAATGAAGAGCGTGAGATGATTAAATCTTTTGTTGAAGAATCATCTCCAATGCTTGAGGAAATCGAAGATTTAATTCTAGTTTTAGAAGAAGAACCTCATAATTTAAATGCTCTTAATACATATTTTAGATTGCTCCACACAATTAAGGGAACAGCCTCTTGTGTTGGTTTAAAAACATTACCCGAATTTGCCCATAAATATGAAGACCTAATTGGTTCTTTGAAGAATGGAGATATTCAAGTAAATGATCTTGTTATAAATACATTTTTAAAAGGACTAGATGTCTTAAAAAGAATGTATTCAAGCATTGCAAATGATGGTGCTTTCGAATTTGACATTCAGGAAGACTTAAAAATATTCAACACTGATTTTAAAAATTTAGAACAAAGTAAAAATCAATCTCAGACAGAGGTTAAAGAAGTCGAAGTTGTCGATAATAAGGCACAAAGTACTTCAAAAGATACAAATGAAAAAATAAATGTTCAGGTCTCAATTCTTGACAACTTCATGGAACTATCAGGGGAAATGACAGTTCTTAGAAATATGATCGTTAAAAGTGTCTCTAAAATTGAGCAGAGATATCAAAATGACAAAGATGTAGATGTCCTTTCTGACTCATTGGATGAAATGCACAAGGTATCATCAATTTTACAAAATCAGATTTCCGAAATGAGAAAAATTTCAGTTGAAAGTATTTATCGCCCATTGAAAAGAATTGTAAGAGATGCTTCTAAAAAGCTTAAGAAAGAAGTTAATATTGAATTTGAGGGAGAAGAACTTAAAGTCGACACTTCAATCGCTAAAATACTAAATGGTGTGCTAATTCATCTTCTACGAAATGGGGTAGATCATGGTATTGAATTACCCGAGACAAGGACGACAGCAGGTAAGCAAGCAGAAGGTAATATCTTACTCTCGACGGTCATAGACGGTGAAAATATTCTTGTTACAATTTCTGATGATGGTAACGGAATGAATCCTGATAAATTAAAAGCTAAAGCAATTGAAAATGGTCTTTTTACAAAAGAGCAGCTTGATAAAATGTCGGAACAACGAATTTTCTCTCTGATTTTTGAGTCTGGATTTAGTACAGCTGGTGAGGTTACAGACATCTCTGGTCGTGGTGTTGGAATGGATATGGTTCGAAGCTCTGTCGAGGCAATTGGCGGAAAAATTGTCGTTGAATCAAAGTATGGCGAAGGATCGAAGTTTATTCTTGTTCTTCCTGTTCCAAGATCTGTACTAATTATTAAATCTTTAATGGTTGGAGTATCTGGAAATCAATTTGCGGTACCACTACAAGATATTGATGAAGTCGTAAGCTTAGATGATGACAAGATTTTATCTGAACTCAGAGAAATCGATGGGGCACAAGTGCTTTGCCATCACGGCCGTTTGATACCGTTAATAAATCTTCATGACAGATTTCACCCAGGGGCTATGTCTGATAGATCTTTGCAAAATGTGATCGTTATAGATACCGAAGGTATGCATTTTGGATTACTTGTTGATGAAGTATTTGATATCGAGGAAGTTGTACTTAAAAAGTTTTCAGGACATTTGCAGTCGGACACATCTCTTTTTCAAGGAGCAACCCTAATAGGTGACGGAGATATCGCACTGATACTTGATCTTGAGAATATCGCTCATTCTAGTAATATCGTGAATAGTGTTGAGGAAGATTATATTACTACAACTAAAAATAATATTGAGCCTGTCGAATATCTTCAATTCTCACTTGAAGATCAAAGATCATCATATGCAGTTAGTTTGAGTATGGTTGACAGACTTGAAGAGTTTGCAATGAGTGATATAGAGTATACTGGTAATAATATGATTATTAGATATCGTGACAGTTTTCTACCTCTAGTGAATTTAGAATCAGTTCTTTATCAAAAAGAAGCAATACTCGCTGAAGACTGTGACATTGTTTGTATTGTTGTCAACTTAGAAGGGCAGAAACTGGGATTACTTGTTAATCGCATTGGTGATATTGCTAATGTATATGAGACTCTTGATGATACCTTTTATAATGGCTCGGGAATTTTAGGAACTGTGTTCATTAATGAGAAGACAGTAAATGTATTGGATTTAGAGTTTGTAGTGAAATCTAGAGCTAAGTCTAGGCATCAAGTTAAGGATGATTCTCATCATGAAGATTTTGAAACCGCTGCATAAAAGTTTAAGTTTAGTGATTTAGACAAAAAAAAGACTATCTTACGATAGTCTTTTTTTATGCTGCATTTTTCAGAAATTTACCTTCGACGATAGAGAGCTCGAATGTCTCTTCTTTTTGATTGGCATCTCTTCTCATGGCAGTGATGAATGCCTTCGCTAGTTCTGGATCAAACTGAGAACCTGAAAATTCTTCAAGTTCTGCAAATGCGACTTCATAATCTAAACCTTTTCTATATGGTCTAGACGATGTCATTGCATCGAATGTATCTGCAATTAAGATAATTCTCGAGAAAAGAGGTATGTCTTCACCTTTAAGGCCCTCTGGATAACCACGACCATCCCATCTTTCATGGTGATGTTTGGCATATTTTGCAACTTTCTCAAAATGAGAAAAACCTCTTAAAATCTCAGCTGATTTTTCCGGGTGACTTTTCATTTGAAGAAACTCATCTTCAGTTAGTCTTGCTGGTTTTAAAAGTACAGAATCAGGAACACCGATTTTCCCGATATCGTGAAATAGAGCAGATAATTCCAGATCATATAATTCTTCTTCATTTAATCCAATTTCTTTTCCGAGGGTTAAGCTAAGGAAGGCAACTCTCATTGAATGCCCATACGTGTATGAGTCTTTACAGTCCAGCGCATGTAGAATTGTTCTTGCGGCCATTTCACATATCTTTTTTTGCTCAAGTGCAAGCTTCTTATTTTCTTTAACTAGATTTAAAAGAGCAACATTAGTCACAGCATCTGGCAAAGAGATTACATTATTCGTCGTTGTCGTTGGCTTTTTCTTTATACTCATTTCCTACTCTTTTACTCTGTTAATAACCCATATATTAACAACTGTTCGGTCCTAAGCGCTCAATTCTTTAATCTTTGAGGGATTTTGTTGTGATTTTGATCAGTTAATATGTTAAAATATTTGGGTCTAGAGCCAATAATAGTTGTCATATACTAAGGAATTTACATGGAAGTTGAAATTCTGACCCAGGATGGAACAGAATCTAATATAGCGTATTTTGAATCATTATTTTTTAATCTTCACGGTCGTGATGTTGAGTTTGTTAAGGTGGATAGCTTTAGTGCAGATAAAATAAAATTAATAAGTTTAGAATCTTTTAATGAGTTAAGTGACAAGCGTAAGATTTCTCGCTTCTTCATTTTCTATTATTCTTCAAAAATTAGTAGTAAGCAAGTTGATGAGCTTAATACTCTTGGAAAGACAACTCCAGAATGTCTTGGTATTTTTGATCTTGATCTCGATTATGGCCTTTATGCTCCATTTGTAGATAATTTTTTATCTCAAATGAGCTTATTAGATTCCCAGAAATCAATTTTGAAAAAGCTTAATGGAGTTATACAAACAATTCTTGGGCAACTACAAAGAGTAAAAGGAATACATGATAAGATGGTTCCTGTTCGCAGTGAAGTGATTAGGGGAGTGAGTATAAACTCTCGCTTCTGTGCAGGTACCTCATCTGGTGGTGAGTTTTTCGATTTCTTTAAGTCGGGATCAAAAATTTGGCTTTTTTCTTTGAATGCTAGCTCTTACATTACTATCGCTTCATTTCTGAGTTTGATTGATACTTGGAAAAGTCAAAGTGAGCTTACTTCTGAATTTGTAAGACAGAGTCTTGAGTCAGCAAGAAAAGAATTTGAAGGCTTAGGGGATGTATCACTTCTTGTTCTGTCTGTTGATCTTGGTACATTTAAGATGACAAGTTTTAATCTTGGACAGCATGATATTATTTCAAAAGATAAGGTCGTTATCGCTCGTAATGATAATACTTTTCCTTCTAAGTGTGCTGAGTACAAAGAGAGTTCTTATCAACTTACTAGAGGAGAGCAGATTGTAATTCTTTCACCAGGTTTTTATAAAAACACAGCTGATTCGATTGACTCTCAAACAAGTTTTAATTTTTTAAAAAATAATTGGTCAACAGGAACAGACCTTATTCAAGAACTAACTTTTCAGACAAAGAAAAAGTATAATGATCTTGATTTTCTTCCTTATGATCAAACAATTTTTACAATTGGAGTTGATAAAAATGTCATTACTAAAGTTTAGTGTTGTCCTTTTTTCATTATCAAGTTTCGCATTCTCGGGGAATGAATGTTTCAATACTAACTTTAGTGTTGAAGTAACACATAAGTCATTTCCATTTGGATTACTTAATAAAACACTAAAAATTGTGAAAAAAGAGTGTGAGATTGAAATTTCTCATAATGAATTTAAGTACAGAAATCGTAAGTGGATTATCGACACCTGTAGAGAGCCTGTTCACATAAAAATTGATACTGGTAGTGTTGATGTAATAAGAAGAGGTGTTGATTGTCAGATGTCCACTGATAAATTTTGCAAAGAATACAGTCTTATTAAAAAGATTATTCAAGATGATGGATTAATATTTGCTGAAGGATCTAAGACTGAACTTGAAAGTGACCATGGTAAAACATACTGTTCTTACGTTTTAGTTGATCAATATCTAGGAAAAAGTCTAGTAATGACTAAAGGTTTCGACTACGACTACTTAATGGCGGATAAAACTAGTACAGGAAAAAAAGAAGGGGCCAGTAATGTTTCAATTGACCCGAATTCTGGAAAAGCCGATTTTTAAACTTTAGCAAAGGCCTTATCTAAATCAGCGATAAGGTCTTCAATATCTTCAATTCCAACCGAAAGTCTTATTAGATTATCTGTTAAACCTATGCTTTCTCTAACTGCCTTAGGTACAGATGCGTGGGTCATGATTGCAGGATGCTCTATTAAACTTTCTACTCCGCCTAAACTTTCCGCCAGAGAGAATGTTTTTACTGTTGATAAGAACTTATTACATTTTTTGATATCGCCTCTTAAGAAGAAGGTAATCATACCACCAAAGCCACTCATTTGCTTCTTTGCAATTTTGTGTTGTGGGTGAGAAGAGAGGCCTGGATAAATCACCCTTTCTACTTTAGGATGTTTTTCAAGGTATTTTGCAATCTTCAGGGCATTCTTTGCATGCGCTTCCATTCTAACAGCTAAAGTCTTAACACCTCTAAGAACTAACCAAGAATCAAATGGTGATTGCGTTGGTCCAATTGAGTTTTGTAGTGTCCAAAGTTTTTTGTGCATGACTTTGTCATTTAACATCACACAACCACCAATGACATCAGAATGACCATTGATATACTTTGTCATTGAGTGCATGACCATATCAGCACCAAGATCGAGAGGGTTTTGGAAATATGGAGACATGAATGTATTATCAACAATTGTCTTTGTTTTATATTTTTTTGCTAAAACACTTATTGCTTTGATATCGGAAATTTTAAGAAGTGGGTTAGTTGGAGTTTCTACCCAAATAAGAGCTGGCTTATGTTCTTTTAAAGCTGCTTCAACTTTTTTGAGATCAGTTGTATCAATGAAAAGAAAGTTGTGAATTGTGTTGAAGACAGTCGTAAACAGTCTATATGTTCCTCCGTAGACATCATCTCCACAAATAATCGTCGACCCAGATGGTAGAGCATGCATAATTAGCATTTCAATTGAAAGTCCACTTGAAGTTACAAGTGCATGTTTAGCATTTTCAAGGCCCGCGAGGCACTCTTCAAGTCTCGTTCTCGTTGGATTGTGAGATCTTGTATACTCATAACCTTTGTGAACTCCTGGACTTGATTGTACGTATGTTGAAGTCTGATAAATCGGAGGCATAATTGCCCCCGTTTCCTTATCTGGCTCACCACCAACATGAATGACTTTCGTAGCCTTCTTCACTAGATGCTTCCCTTAGAAGACATATATTGAAGAATATCAATCTCAGTTAGAATATCTGAAAGTTTTCCATCTTTCGTAATGATTGCAACTTCTTTCTTTAAAAGAGCATCAGCTACTGTTTCAAGTAATTCATTTCTATCTACGATTCTAAATTTATTTGTATAAGCAAGTGAGATATTATCATCTTTTTGGAATTCACCCATAACAACAGGCTTTACAAGATTTTTCTCTGCACAAAGACCAACAACTTCTCCTGCCTTATTAACAACTGGAAGTTGAGACATTCCCTTCTCTTCCATGATTGTAATCGCTTCGCCTATTGTTGCACTGTCATTAATTGTGATAATACTTCCATTTTTTCCAAGATCAGAAAGTACATCTTTTATTTGTACATTAAATGATGAGTCTAGGTAACCGTTGTCACTCATCCAGTCATCATTGTAGATTTTAGAAGCATAACGGTTTCCTGAATCGTGAAGAAGAACTAGAATTTTCTTCGGTTCTTTTTGCTTCTTCGCATAATTGATCGCACCTACAATTGCAGCTCCTGCAGAACCACCTGCGTAAATACCTTCATATTTAAGAAGCTTTCTCGTCATTAGAAAACTTTCTTTGTCACCAACAACTTCAAAGTCATCAATAACTGAGAAATCATAATTTTCAGGAATAAAATCTTCTCCAATCCCTTCGATTACATATGAATGAGCTTCACACATTTCACCAGTTTTTGCATAGTGAGCGATGATAGATCCAACACAGTCGATACCAACGATTTGAACATTAGGCATTTTTTCTTTGAAGTACTTTCCGCAACCCGTAATTGTTCCACCTGTACCAACTCCGGCCATAAATACATCGAAGTCACCTGAAGTTTGCTCATACATTTCTGGAGCAGTCCAAGTGTAGTGTGTATCTCTATTGTGTAAGTTATCGTACTGATTTACATAGAACGAATTTGGTATTGTTTCAGAAAGTCTTTTTGATACCGAGTAGTATGAACGTGGATCTTCTGGTTGAACGTTAGTTGGACAAACTACAACCTTGGCACCGAAAGCTCTTAAATTATCAATTTTCTCTTTGGACTGTTTATCCGCAAGAACAAAAATACATTTGTAACCATGAATTGCAGCCCACATCGCTAGACCAACACCAGTGTTCCCTGAGGTTCCCTCGATAATTGTTCCACCAGGTTTTAGCTTTCCTTCTTTGACCGCCTGGTCAAGCATATATGATCCGATACGATCTTTAGTTGAACCACCTGGATTCATGTACTCAAGTTTTACATAAATTTCTGACTCGATGTCTTTTGTTACGTAGTTTAGTTTTACAATTGGCGTTCCACCGATTGCTTCAAGTACATTTGCTTTAGCGCCTTTCATCATTTTATATTCCTTGTTTGTTTTTTAATTCAATTGCACCGGCCAGTGTCGATACTCTCGCAATAATAGAGTAGAGCGCTTCTTTAGCCTGATAGTCTTGGTTTTGTCTGATCTCACTGATGCAAAATCTTCTAAACACCATACCTCGAGCATTTAAATTGTCATGAGTACCTTTTTCAGTATTTGCTCTCATGAAACCCCCAACACTCTTTCCGCCAATAAGATAAATTGTAACTTCCGCTGGCATATTATCATATTTTATGATCGTCTCAACACCTTCTTGGACAATTACTGAGGTAAATTTAATTTTGTTTTTACCAATATCCATTTTGTTTCTATCTTTTCTATTGAAATTAAGAACTTCTTCACCACTACCAACAACACTGATACCCATTCCGTAAGTACCTTGGTCGCCTTTAATGAAAACTTTCATATCTTCATTTGAGCCTTTTATTTCATCAACTGAAGTTGCTACTTTTTCCAGTCCTTCTTTCGAAGAAAAATCAATTCCATCAACGAGTTTGAAGCTCGCTTCTATAAGTGAAGGGTCAATATTAAATTCTTTGCAGAAAATTTCAGCAGCTTCGCGGTAAGCAACAAAGTGCCCTGACTTTGAACGATTAAACCATCCAATATAAGGACTTGGGTGAATTGGAGTTGTAATGCTTTTCCATTCAATATTCATTGGATTAGACTGATCATTGTTCAAAACAGCATAGTCAATCTTGTCTTCACCAGCATAGATGTGACCATCTTTCACAGTTGCTTTCACAATTTGAAGATCGAATTTTGAAGCCGAAATAAGATTAAGTTCGTTACCTTCAACAAATAATTCCTCATCAAAACTTGCAACAAAAGTTGTGAAACCTGCATCTGTTAATGCTTTTTTCAAGTAAGCAAGATGATCAAGATAGAATGTATTCTTTGTATGTGACTCTGGAATAATTGCCACTGTCTTAGTTGCGGGAAAATCTTTTGTGATAAACTTTTTAAAAGTATCCGACGCGCAATCAAGATCTAGGGCGCAGATATTATTAAATCCTGCTGGATACATATTATTATCAACAGGAGCAATTTTATTTTTACTTTCTCTAATATCTACAGATGAATAGAGTGGAATAGGTAAACTTTCAAATTGCTTATCAAGGAATTCATTAATTTGATTCCAGTTATGTGTTACGAAACTTTCTAGTTCCTCTTTTGTGTTTATTTGATAGCTCATATTTTTTCCCATGTTTCCAAAAGTTTTTCGACTTGAAGTGAAGGTTGATTCTCGAACACTTCAGGAAATTCAATTGTTTGTATATTATAATTACTAATATTGTCTTTAATTTGTTTAAGCTGATGTGTGAAGTTCTCTTTTAATGCTACCTGGTTATTATTTTGAGGTTCCCAGTTCTTAATGAACTCAGACCAGCTTTTATTAATAATGATATAATTATCACTCTGATTAAACTTACTAGAAGATTCAAAGAGATGGTTAGCCTCCTGGCCCTTTACTTGATCAGCAGAAGTTACAAGGAACCAATTTGTAAGTTCTGGATTAATAAGTTCGTCTTCAAGTTTTAATCCATCTATAAAGGTATTCCTACTTCCGTATAAAATTCTAATCGCCTGTGTAAATTCAGCAACAAAAGTTTTACCTGTTACCTTTTCAAGATAAGTTAAAAGTTTATCAACACCACTTGCTACAATCTTAGTGAGAAACTTCTTCGTTTTGTTACGGTCATCGATAACATTAAAAATTTCAGCAAAAGTTTTATCAAAAAATTGTTTAATTTTTCTCGAAGCTTCAAGGAAATCGATAAAGTGTTGTCCTGGGGGGGTATCAAGTACTATCGTGTCATAAACGCGACTATTAAAGTGATGTTGTACTTCAAGAACTGCCATTATTTCATTGAGTCCACCATGTGGACGGGCCAGTGTTCTTAAAATATCATTCTCTAGCTTTTCTCCTACAATTCTTTCAAGAGTTGAACTTGGATCTAAAAGTAGGGCATCTAGTTTAACATTTTCTGGAATTGAGAAACTATCCTTGCTGACAGGTACAACATGTCCTTGTTCTTCTTCATCAATTCCGAGAACTTGTTTTAGCCGTTTTGCTGGATCAATAGTGATTAGAAGTGTATTGCGACCCTGTTTAGCAAGATGAAGAGCTCGTGATGTTGAAATTGTCGTCTTCCCAACACCACCTGTTCCGCAAAATATTTCAATCCTCTTATTTTTTAGCATCTAAGTTTCTCCTTCGTTAAACAAAGGAGCTAAGCTTTCTTCGATATTTGATACCAGTGTTTTTGTATCTTTATTGATAAACATTGGGACAATAAGATCATAATTTTTTGATCGCTCTTTAAGAATATCTTTTTCACTTTTTATTTTACTTTCCAAGAATGATGGTAGTTCTCCGAACTCTTCTTGGATGGCCATTGAAAAGACATTATTAAGAATCATCTTTTGAGATGTCACTTTTAAGTCTGTAAGTTTCTGTGTTAGCTCTAAGCCTTCTGTGACAGCAAGCTCTGTTGGAATACTAACAACAACCGCTTCAAATAGCTCTTTATTAGAAATAAAGTTTGTCATTCTATGGATGTCACTGACAAGTGGACCAGATTTAAAAATCTTCTCAAAGTTAATAGGGGATTCAAGAACAGTGAGAATATGTCCACTCGACGGGGCATCAACCACAATGATTAGCTCCGGATCTTTCTCTAGAATATCAATAAGGTGTCCAAGTAAAATCATATTCCCAAGGCTTGGAACAATATTAAAGAGTGCCTTGAAAAATGGAGCTTTCATAATCCATTTTGCAATGGTCTCACTCCCAAGTTTTCTTCCGATATATTCTGTTGCTGAAGACTCCATCTTTAATTGGATTGGAGTTACCCCAAGATCATGGCAAAGCTCATGATTGATATCAGCATCAAAGGAATTGAATAGGACTTTTTTACTAGAATTTTTAGCGATTAATTTAGAGAGTGAAAGGGCCGTCAGTGATTTTCCAACGCCACCCTTTCCTGTGACTATATATAGCCTTTTGAAGCTCATTAGAACTTATAGTAGGCAGTAACTTGTAGCTTGTAGTATGAGCCTTCAACCTCTGGCTGATCATCTTGTTTAATATCGAATGGGTTGTGAATCATGCCGATGATTCCAACTTTAACTCGAGAATTTAGATCAAGGTCAGCTCCTGCACCAAGGTTATAACCAAAAGTTAATTTGCTTCTAGAAGTTTTGAATTCACCTTCAATTTCTCGAGTCATTTTTGGAGAGTAGAAACCTAGTCCACCAACAAGAAATGGGGAGAAGTTATCAAAGTTAAAAAGCTTTGCCTTAATTCCTAAAGCAAGACCAGAGATCGTTGTCTTTCTACTTTTGTACTTATGTGATGACCAGTGAAAATTGGCCATGAAATCAAATGAGTGACTAGCAGAGTAGTTGTAGTATAAATCTGGTGTAATTCTATCTTCACCGTTTGAAGCGAAGTCCCCAGAAAGGAAAGTCTGGCCTAGCCCAACTCCAATCGCGTGGACGTGCAATCCAGATGTCGAAATTGATGCAACTTTCGCAACTTCTGATTCAACTTTCTCAGAACTTTTAGATGAAGTTAATTCTTTAATAGATTTTGCTTGAGTAGAAAAAGAAAAGCCTGTGATTAGGATCACAGGCATTATTTTTAAGCTTTTTGCAAATGTAGATAGCATTGAAAAACCCTTTGAAACATATATTAGACTTGCGTCTATATTAGTTCAAAGTGCTTGTTGTTTCAACTGCTGAGTTAAGCTCAGATGCGTTAAATGCATTTAAAGTTGCAGCTGGTGCTTCAACTGGAGCTTCGATACCTTCAAGAGATCTAATATATCCTGTGAAAGTTCCTTCTTCTGCTCTGATTACTCTTTTTAGTAATTCAACATCACCAGCTCTTGTTGATTTTTTCTCTTGATCAAAAAGAAGTTGGATTTGAGTCATATATGTAATATCGTTTTTAGTCTTGTTATCAATAACTTGAATCTCATGACCTTCTCTGATAATTTGTGCAATCTCTTCAAGAGTTACATAACAGCTTTGGTGAGTGTCGTAGAGCTTTCTGTTTTGGTACCTTTTGATAATTCTAACGTCATTCATTTAACATCCCCTATTTGGTTTTCGTGAGATATAACTCCCACACTTTCTTTATTTATATTAAGATTTAGCTTTCTAAGTAACTAAACTCGCTACCTTGTAACACGTTGCATCTGAAACCGTAACCCATGATGAACATTTTTCAGTCTCCATGAAGGCCTAAAAAAAGCTCAGTTATTTCAATGCTTTACAAGCGTGTTGAAACGAGAATGGGCTTTAGTGCTTAGCGTTTTGGACAAGGCATTTAATAGCAGTGTGCTGTTTTGACTGTCAAGGTCAAATAATAAAAAAATAGCACCGTGCCAAAGATTTTTAGCAAAATAACAAATTATCAATAAGTTGAGTTTAAGCAAGAGCTTGTAATTTGGTAAGACCGAGCAAAATAGTACAATTACAGGACTATGGGAAAACTATTCGAGTCTGAATAAAGACTTAAAGTTGCTGGCTCCATAGACGATGAGCTATTGAGGTCAAGGCCTAAAGCCTTGGTTATAAAATAAGGTTTATTAATGAAAATCTCACCAAAAATTCTATTACTTCTCTTGTTGATTATTACGTCATGTGCGCAAAAGCAGATAGAGAAACCTGTATCAGTTGAGACAGTTGTGAAGTCGAGTCCAAGTGAAGAAGTAAAGAATATGGAGTCCGCTGTTCTTGCGAAAGAAAAAATAGAGCAACACTTAAGCTCGATTGTAGAGGAAGCACTTAGAACAGGTGATGAGGCCGTTAATTATTTGTCGAGTGATCTTTTCTTAAAAGCAAATGATGCTTCACTTAAGGGTGATGCATTCTCTGCATCAATTATATTTAAAGCGATTGTAAGATTAAAACCAGAGGATCTTTACTTGCGTAA from Bacteriovorax sp. Seq25_V includes these protein-coding regions:
- a CDS encoding chemotaxis protein CheW gives rise to the protein MKEFEIICIDDEKEILDIYELELAKCGCTIKSFVKPDLAYEYIIENAKKIVLIVSDYKMPEMTGLELRKMLNANDVMIPFLMVTGFYSKEMALEGMELKISKFINKPFRSDELSAVASAELDQYLRVLNEEREMIKSFVEESSPMLEEIEDLILVLEEEPHNLNALNTYFRLLHTIKGTASCVGLKTLPEFAHKYEDLIGSLKNGDIQVNDLVINTFLKGLDVLKRMYSSIANDGAFEFDIQEDLKIFNTDFKNLEQSKNQSQTEVKEVEVVDNKAQSTSKDTNEKINVQVSILDNFMELSGEMTVLRNMIVKSVSKIEQRYQNDKDVDVLSDSLDEMHKVSSILQNQISEMRKISVESIYRPLKRIVRDASKKLKKEVNIEFEGEELKVDTSIAKILNGVLIHLLRNGVDHGIELPETRTTAGKQAEGNILLSTVIDGENILVTISDDGNGMNPDKLKAKAIENGLFTKEQLDKMSEQRIFSLIFESGFSTAGEVTDISGRGVGMDMVRSSVEAIGGKIVVESKYGEGSKFILVLPVPRSVLIIKSLMVGVSGNQFAVPLQDIDEVVSLDDDKILSELREIDGAQVLCHHGRLIPLINLHDRFHPGAMSDRSLQNVIVIDTEGMHFGLLVDEVFDIEEVVLKKFSGHLQSDTSLFQGATLIGDGDIALILDLENIAHSSNIVNSVEEDYITTTKNNIEPVEYLQFSLEDQRSSYAVSLSMVDRLEEFAMSDIEYTGNNMIIRYRDSFLPLVNLESVLYQKEAILAEDCDIVCIVVNLEGQKLGLLVNRIGDIANVYETLDDTFYNGSGILGTVFINEKTVNVLDLEFVVKSRAKSRHQVKDDSHHEDFETAA
- a CDS encoding HD-GYP domain-containing protein, producing MSIKKKPTTTTNNVISLPDAVTNVALLNLVKENKKLALEQKKICEMAARTILHALDCKDSYTYGHSMRVAFLSLTLGKEIGLNEEELYDLELSALFHDIGKIGVPDSVLLKPARLTEDEFLQMKSHPEKSAEILRGFSHFEKVAKYAKHHHERWDGRGYPEGLKGEDIPLFSRIILIADTFDAMTSSRPYRKGLDYEVAFAELEEFSGSQFDPELAKAFITAMRRDANQKEETFELSIVEGKFLKNAA
- a CDS encoding PLP-dependent aspartate aminotransferase family protein, which produces MKKATKVIHVGGEPDKETGAIMPPIYQTSTYVQSSPGVHKGYEYTRSHNPTRTRLEECLAGLENAKHALVTSSGLSIEMLIMHALPSGSTIICGDDVYGGTYRLFTTVFNTIHNFLFIDTTDLKKVEAALKEHKPALIWVETPTNPLLKISDIKAISVLAKKYKTKTIVDNTFMSPYFQNPLDLGADMVMHSMTKYINGHSDVIGGCVMLNDKVMHKKLWTLQNSIGPTQSPFDSWLVLRGVKTLAVRMEAHAKNALKIAKYLEKHPKVERVIYPGLSSHPQHKIAKKQMSGFGGMITFFLRGDIKKCNKFLSTVKTFSLAESLGGVESLIEHPAIMTHASVPKAVRESIGLTDNLIRLSVGIEDIEDLIADLDKAFAKV
- the gshA gene encoding glutamate--cysteine ligase, coding for MSYQINTKEELESFVTHNWNQINEFLDKQFESLPIPLYSSVDIRESKNKIAPVDNNMYPAGFNNICALDLDCASDTFKKFITKDFPATKTVAIIPESHTKNTFYLDHLAYLKKALTDAGFTTFVASFDEELFVEGNELNLISASKFDLQIVKATVKDGHIYAGEDKIDYAVLNNDQSNPMNIEWKSITTPIHPSPYIGWFNRSKSGHFVAYREAAEIFCKEFNIDPSLIEASFKLVDGIDFSSKEGLEKVATSVDEIKGSNEDMKVFIKGDQGTYGMGISVVGSGEEVLNFNRKDRNKMDIGKNKIKFTSVIVQEGVETIIKYDNMPAEVTIYLIGGKSVGGFMRANTEKGTHDNLNARGMVFRRFCISEIRQNQDYQAKEALYSIIARVSTLAGAIELKNKQGI
- a CDS encoding pyridoxal-phosphate dependent enzyme gives rise to the protein MMKGAKANVLEAIGGTPIVKLNYVTKDIESEIYVKLEYMNPGGSTKDRIGSYMLDQAVKEGKLKPGGTIIEGTSGNTGVGLAMWAAIHGYKCIFVLADKQSKEKIDNLRAFGAKVVVCPTNVQPEDPRSYYSVSKRLSETIPNSFYVNQYDNLHNRDTHYTWTAPEMYEQTSGDFDVFMAGVGTGGTITGCGKYFKEKMPNVQIVGIDCVGSIIAHYAKTGEMCEAHSYVIEGIGEDFIPENYDFSVIDDFEVVGDKESFLMTRKLLKYEGIYAGGSAGAAIVGAINYAKKQKEPKKILVLLHDSGNRYASKIYNDDWMSDNGYLDSSFNVQIKDVLSDLGKNGSIITINDSATIGEAITIMEEKGMSQLPVVNKAGEVVGLCAEKNLVKPVVMGEFQKDDNISLAYTNKFRIVDRNELLETVADALLKKEVAIITKDGKLSDILTEIDILQYMSSKGSI